Proteins encoded in a region of the Elusimicrobiota bacterium genome:
- the pacL gene encoding Calcium-transporting ATPase, which yields MITSWHERTSSEVAQQIGVEPLSGLRDTDVAERLSKYGFNELIDRGGKSAARVLWEQLTSTMIIILLAAAGISFFLRDYKDAIAILSIIVLNTLLGFSQEYRAERAMAALKKLAIPFVKVRRNGRVFEISSRDIIPGDVVFLEAGNLVPADGRLIETVNLRTQESSLTGESEPIDKDAHSVSAPDSPLGDRRNMVFRGTLVASGRGQFIVTETGMATQLGHIAGMMQKASQDLTPLQKRLDKLAKQLAVIALMIVGVVFLLGLLRGEDLKNMFLIAVSMAVAAVPEGLPAVVTISLALGAQRMLKRHALIRKLPAVETLGSVTVICSDKTGTLTQNQMTVTVLDVAGHSLELQQSDHRSLLEEKAAGKKHSFSLLLAGAALCNDAVLNEESGVKKIVGDPTEGALLVMADRWGLSIEAIGKKFPRVNELAFDSNRKRMTTIHTLPEGDLEITAGLSNKPFVAFSKGALDGLLELSSSVWLDGAIQSMNGDWRERINAANRKLTEKGMRVLGVAFRPLDFKEGKAEILEKDLTFVGLIGMVDPPRPEAKEAVEKCRLAGIRPVMITGDHPLTAHSIASHLGITTTSQVLTGQELNHMTVEELMKKVDEVSVYARVSPEHKLKIIEALQKRGHNVAMTGDGVNDAPALKKADIGVAMGITGTDVTKEAADMVLLDDNFATIVSAIEEGRVIYDNIRKFIKYLLTTNSAEILVMLLAPFLGMPLPLLPLQILWINLVTDGPTALALGVEPAEQNVMGRSPIHASENILGQGMGWHVMWVGLLMTFLSLVGGYFLWAQGQQEWQTMVFTSLTFCQMAHVLAIRSELSSLFKMGIFSNPWLAGAVFLTVGLQILLVYTPVFQEIFHTVPLDARQIGLCALSASGVFLAVEVEKGLKRRSVK from the coding sequence ATGATCACTTCTTGGCATGAACGAACATCGAGCGAAGTCGCTCAACAGATTGGAGTTGAGCCCTTATCGGGGTTGAGAGACACCGACGTCGCAGAACGTTTGTCTAAATACGGATTCAACGAGCTGATTGACCGGGGAGGGAAAAGCGCTGCCCGGGTTTTATGGGAACAATTGACTTCGACAATGATCATTATTCTTCTGGCTGCGGCGGGCATTTCTTTTTTCCTTCGAGATTATAAAGACGCCATCGCGATTTTATCGATTATTGTCCTTAACACCCTCCTGGGATTTTCCCAAGAATATCGAGCGGAACGCGCGATGGCCGCCCTAAAAAAATTGGCGATTCCATTTGTTAAGGTCAGACGAAATGGGCGAGTTTTTGAGATTTCGTCACGAGATATTATCCCGGGAGATGTTGTTTTTTTGGAAGCCGGCAATTTGGTCCCGGCGGATGGGCGTTTGATTGAAACTGTAAATTTGCGCACCCAAGAATCTTCCTTGACCGGAGAGTCTGAACCCATCGACAAAGACGCCCATTCTGTTTCAGCCCCCGATTCTCCGCTGGGCGATCGTCGCAACATGGTATTTCGTGGAACCTTGGTGGCCTCTGGTCGGGGGCAATTTATTGTGACGGAAACAGGAATGGCCACTCAGTTGGGGCACATAGCCGGCATGATGCAAAAAGCCAGCCAGGATTTAACCCCTCTCCAAAAGCGGCTGGATAAATTGGCGAAACAATTGGCTGTGATTGCCTTAATGATTGTGGGCGTTGTTTTTTTGTTGGGACTATTGAGAGGAGAAGATCTCAAAAATATGTTTTTGATCGCGGTCAGTATGGCGGTGGCCGCGGTGCCGGAAGGTCTGCCCGCTGTGGTGACCATTTCTTTGGCGCTTGGAGCGCAGCGCATGCTCAAGCGTCATGCGCTCATTCGAAAACTGCCCGCCGTTGAAACGTTGGGGTCTGTTACGGTCATTTGCTCGGATAAAACAGGAACCTTAACCCAGAATCAAATGACGGTGACCGTTTTGGATGTGGCGGGCCATTCCCTTGAGTTGCAACAGTCCGATCACCGCTCTCTTTTGGAAGAAAAAGCGGCTGGGAAAAAACATTCATTTTCTTTGCTCTTGGCGGGAGCGGCGCTTTGCAATGACGCCGTATTAAATGAGGAAAGCGGGGTCAAAAAGATAGTGGGTGATCCTACCGAGGGAGCGCTTTTGGTGATGGCCGATCGATGGGGGCTCTCAATTGAGGCGATCGGTAAAAAATTTCCTCGAGTCAACGAGTTGGCTTTTGATTCGAACCGAAAGCGAATGACCACCATCCACACTCTTCCCGAGGGAGATTTGGAGATTACAGCCGGCCTTAGCAACAAGCCTTTTGTGGCTTTTTCCAAGGGGGCATTGGATGGTTTGCTGGAACTCTCCTCTTCGGTGTGGTTGGATGGGGCGATCCAAAGCATGAATGGGGATTGGCGAGAACGAATCAATGCGGCCAACCGAAAATTAACAGAAAAGGGAATGCGAGTTTTGGGGGTGGCTTTTCGTCCACTTGATTTTAAAGAGGGGAAGGCCGAAATTTTGGAAAAAGATTTAACTTTTGTGGGTTTGATTGGAATGGTCGATCCTCCTCGGCCGGAAGCCAAAGAAGCTGTTGAGAAATGCCGGCTGGCGGGAATTAGGCCCGTTATGATCACAGGCGATCATCCATTAACCGCGCACTCGATCGCGTCTCATTTGGGGATTACAACCACCAGTCAGGTTCTAACGGGTCAAGAACTTAACCATATGACTGTTGAAGAACTGATGAAAAAAGTGGATGAGGTTTCGGTATACGCGCGGGTGTCGCCGGAACACAAGTTGAAAATCATCGAAGCGCTTCAGAAGCGGGGACACAATGTGGCCATGACTGGCGATGGGGTGAACGATGCCCCAGCTCTTAAAAAAGCAGATATTGGTGTGGCCATGGGGATCACCGGAACTGACGTCACAAAAGAAGCGGCGGATATGGTCCTTTTGGATGATAACTTCGCCACCATTGTGTCGGCCATCGAGGAAGGGCGGGTCATCTATGACAACATTCGTAAGTTCATCAAATATCTTTTAACCACCAATTCCGCGGAGATTCTCGTGATGCTCTTGGCTCCCTTTTTGGGAATGCCATTGCCTCTTCTTCCTCTTCAAATCCTTTGGATCAACTTGGTGACCGACGGTCCGACCGCTTTGGCTTTGGGTGTTGAACCCGCTGAACAAAATGTGATGGGCCGATCTCCGATCCATGCGAGTGAAAACATATTGGGACAAGGGATGGGCTGGCACGTGATGTGGGTGGGACTTTTAATGACGTTCTTGTCTCTGGTGGGGGGGTATTTCTTGTGGGCCCAGGGTCAGCAAGAGTGGCAGACCATGGTGTTTACCTCGCTCACTTTTTGTCAAATGGCGCATGTGTTGGCCATCCGATCGGAACTGTCCTCGCTTTTTAAAATGGGAATCTTTTCCAATCCTTGGTTGGCGGGAGCCGTCTTCCTCACCGTGGGTTTGCAAATTCTGTTGGTTTACACCCCTGTTTTTCAGGAAATCTTTCATACCGTTCCTCTCGACGCGCGTCAGATTGGGCTCTGCGCCCTCTCTGCCAGCGGCGTCTTTTTAGCGGTTGAAGTTGAAAAAGGGCTAAAAAGAAGGAGCGTTAAATAG
- the hppA gene encoding K(+)-insensitive pyrophosphate-energized proton pump: MTLFEPLFSSDYATYEKIALISNVLIALAGLVYALLLMKQVKQADQGTPKMQQIAQAVREGANAYLYRQFRVVAVLIVFLTGILFIAAKLSGAPIEISGGRAISFLVGSVFSGLVGFVGMRLATMGNLRVAAAAPKGFGGALQIGYRTGTITGMLTDGLGLLGGSIIFLIYGEHAYEALLGFGFGGTLLALFMRVGGGIFTKAADVGADLVGKLEKGIPEDDPRNAATIADNVGDNVGDCAGMASDIFESYEVTMVAAMILGLASFGHKGVIFPLLVRAIGVVASIISTYSVRAGEKGSVNEAMGSVNRGFVIGSILSIVGFVILGFYYLRFDLSYLAQYPQAAAGFPLDANGMPHIAGLPFWANLGIAGLDMRAAWTCFIGIVLAVGLNKVTEYYTGTEYSPVRSLVKSCETGHATNIIQGFAVGYESTVAAVVVISSAVLASVFVYGGTNPTFIAYGVAMCGIGMLTLTGNTISMDVFGPVADNANGIGEMGYDRKEMGETKYKESRQILADLDAVGNTTKAITKGIAIGSAVIAAVSLFNSFIVSVGSGGGGETARISSEVFNMVASKLSLSDPTLFVGLLLGAAVPFLFSSMTIRAVGRAAFLIVYECRLQFRDKEIWEGTKKPNYGRVVDICTAEAQKELVGPALLALLVPAIVGFSLGVIALAGFLAGMIVSGQLLAVFMANAGGAWDNAKKMVEDEVVNFDANTGKGSEKHKASITGDTVGDPLKDTAGPAVNPLIKVMNMVSLLLIGLILPFDHRFVRYLQDHSVPIATQAHNLTYWVIILVCVGGLAWALWQSKREQKHSH, translated from the coding sequence ATGACCTTGTTCGAACCGCTTTTCAGCAGTGACTATGCGACGTATGAAAAGATTGCGCTTATCTCAAATGTTCTAATTGCATTGGCTGGTTTGGTGTATGCGCTCTTGTTGATGAAACAAGTGAAGCAAGCCGATCAGGGAACTCCCAAAATGCAACAAATCGCTCAAGCCGTCAGAGAAGGAGCGAACGCCTATTTGTATCGTCAGTTTCGGGTGGTGGCTGTCCTCATCGTTTTTTTAACGGGAATTTTATTTATCGCCGCTAAATTGTCTGGCGCTCCCATTGAGATATCGGGTGGACGTGCCATTTCTTTTCTGGTGGGGTCCGTTTTTTCTGGATTGGTGGGTTTTGTGGGCATGCGTTTGGCCACCATGGGTAATTTGCGGGTGGCCGCGGCCGCGCCCAAAGGGTTTGGCGGCGCCCTTCAGATTGGTTACCGGACCGGAACCATCACGGGCATGTTAACGGATGGGTTGGGTTTGTTGGGAGGCTCCATCATTTTCCTCATCTATGGCGAACATGCCTATGAAGCGCTCCTCGGATTTGGGTTCGGAGGCACTTTGTTGGCGCTCTTTATGCGGGTGGGCGGCGGCATTTTCACCAAAGCGGCGGACGTCGGTGCGGATTTGGTTGGAAAATTGGAAAAAGGAATTCCGGAGGATGACCCTCGCAACGCCGCCACCATCGCCGACAATGTGGGAGACAATGTCGGCGATTGCGCTGGTATGGCCTCAGATATTTTTGAAAGTTATGAAGTGACCATGGTGGCGGCCATGATTTTGGGGTTGGCCAGTTTTGGACACAAGGGCGTGATTTTTCCCTTGTTGGTTCGCGCCATTGGCGTCGTGGCCAGCATCATCAGCACGTATAGCGTGCGCGCGGGTGAAAAGGGAAGCGTCAACGAAGCGATGGGAAGCGTCAACCGGGGGTTTGTGATCGGCTCTATCCTGAGCATTGTGGGTTTTGTAATCCTGGGTTTTTATTATCTGCGTTTCGATCTTTCGTATTTGGCTCAATATCCCCAAGCGGCCGCTGGGTTTCCTTTGGACGCGAATGGAATGCCCCATATCGCGGGACTCCCGTTCTGGGCGAATCTGGGAATCGCTGGGCTCGACATGAGAGCGGCTTGGACTTGTTTTATTGGAATCGTTCTTGCGGTGGGCCTCAACAAGGTGACGGAATATTACACGGGTACGGAATACTCGCCAGTCAGATCTCTCGTTAAATCGTGCGAAACAGGCCACGCCACCAACATCATTCAAGGGTTTGCCGTGGGGTATGAAAGCACGGTCGCCGCGGTGGTGGTGATCTCGAGTGCTGTTTTGGCCAGTGTGTTTGTTTATGGTGGAACGAACCCCACGTTTATCGCTTATGGGGTGGCCATGTGCGGTATCGGAATGCTTACTTTGACGGGCAATACGATATCCATGGATGTGTTCGGTCCCGTGGCGGACAATGCCAATGGAATAGGCGAGATGGGTTACGATAGAAAGGAAATGGGCGAAACAAAATACAAAGAGTCTCGCCAAATTTTGGCCGACTTGGACGCGGTGGGAAATACCACCAAAGCCATCACCAAAGGAATCGCGATCGGATCGGCGGTGATCGCGGCGGTCTCCCTTTTCAATAGTTTTATTGTTTCGGTCGGGTCGGGAGGAGGCGGCGAAACGGCCCGTATCAGTTCCGAGGTATTCAATATGGTGGCATCAAAACTTTCCTTATCGGATCCCACTCTGTTCGTTGGTTTGCTCCTAGGAGCGGCTGTTCCCTTCTTGTTTAGTTCCATGACAATTCGAGCGGTGGGGCGCGCCGCCTTTTTAATTGTTTATGAGTGTCGTTTGCAATTTAGAGACAAAGAAATTTGGGAAGGAACCAAAAAGCCCAATTACGGACGGGTGGTGGATATTTGCACGGCGGAAGCTCAAAAAGAATTGGTGGGGCCGGCTTTGTTGGCGCTGTTGGTTCCCGCCATTGTGGGTTTTAGTTTGGGTGTGATCGCGTTGGCGGGTTTCTTGGCGGGCATGATTGTGTCAGGCCAATTGCTCGCCGTGTTTATGGCCAACGCCGGCGGAGCGTGGGACAATGCCAAAAAGATGGTGGAAGATGAAGTGGTTAACTTTGATGCGAACACCGGCAAAGGCAGCGAAAAACACAAAGCCTCCATTACCGGTGATACGGTGGGAGATCCGTTGAAAGACACCGCGGGGCCTGCAGTGAATCCTCTCATCAAAGTCATGAACATGGTGAGTTTGCTTTTGATCGGACTTATTTTGCCGTTTGATCATCGCTTTGTTCGGTATTTACAAGATCATTCTGTTCCCATTGCGACACAAGCGCATAATTTGACTTACTGGGTTATTATCCTTGTCTGTGTCGGCGGATTGGCCTGGGCGCTTTGGCAGTCCAAACGAGAACAAAAACACTCGCACTAA
- the cstA gene encoding Peptide transporter CstA has protein sequence MTYDPPPMHALPFMIGTLCVLALAYRYYSAFLASKVVALNAKAQTPAHQHYDGENYHPTNKWVLFGHHFAAITGAGPLIGPVLAAQFGFLPGFLWLLIGVVLAGAVQDFIILTASTRRGGKSLAEIARAELGTVAGITTAIAVLFIIIVALAGLGLAVVNALRESSWGVFTIGCSIPLALFMGLYMYRFRKGKIAEATLIGVTGLLLAVIFGKHVQGSFLEPYMKLTPHGVTLAIAAYGFVASILPVWMLLCPRDYLSSYMKIGTIAFLILGLLWVNPPLHQPLVSGFVSGGGPIIPGKIFPFVFITIACGAISGFHALVASGTTPKMINNEMDIRPIGYGAMLMEGLVGVTALIAASALHPGDYFAINVPVSKFAELGMDPVNLSALAAEVGEEVAGRTGGAVSLAVGMAQVFSSLPGMKNLMSYWYHFAIMFEALFILTTIDTGTRVARFIAQEFLGKIYKPFERTDWLPGTILSSALVVGAWSYFILTGSISTIWPMFGIANQLLAVIALCVATTVIINMGKRKYAWTTLFPMIFIATTTLTAGWQSLFQNFLPLAAQPGKAFVGYTNAVLTLIMMSCAIVMILVSARHWTRSKIGSSGFQVK, from the coding sequence ATGACGTATGATCCGCCCCCTATGCATGCTCTTCCATTTATGATTGGCACGCTGTGCGTGCTTGCATTGGCTTATCGATATTACAGCGCATTTTTGGCTTCGAAGGTGGTGGCTTTAAATGCCAAGGCGCAAACGCCCGCGCATCAACACTACGATGGTGAAAATTATCATCCCACCAACAAATGGGTCTTGTTTGGACACCATTTCGCGGCCATTACGGGAGCGGGCCCGTTGATTGGACCCGTGCTCGCGGCCCAGTTCGGTTTTCTCCCGGGATTTTTGTGGCTTTTAATTGGGGTGGTCTTGGCCGGAGCGGTTCAAGATTTCATTATTCTTACAGCCTCCACACGCCGGGGCGGAAAATCATTGGCGGAGATTGCCCGCGCGGAACTGGGAACAGTGGCAGGTATTACCACCGCCATAGCGGTGCTCTTCATTATTATTGTCGCCTTGGCTGGCTTGGGTTTGGCCGTTGTCAACGCACTGAGGGAAAGTTCTTGGGGTGTTTTCACCATTGGATGCTCCATCCCCTTGGCTCTTTTCATGGGTCTTTACATGTACCGATTCCGAAAAGGGAAAATCGCCGAAGCCACCCTAATCGGAGTAACAGGCCTTCTTTTGGCCGTCATTTTTGGAAAACATGTTCAAGGTTCGTTCCTTGAACCTTACATGAAACTCACCCCCCACGGTGTGACTCTCGCCATCGCAGCCTATGGATTTGTGGCGTCCATCTTGCCGGTGTGGATGCTCCTTTGCCCACGGGACTACTTAAGCTCCTACATGAAAATTGGAACAATCGCCTTTCTTATCCTGGGGCTCCTGTGGGTTAATCCGCCCCTCCATCAACCCCTCGTGAGCGGCTTTGTTTCGGGCGGAGGCCCCATCATCCCAGGAAAAATTTTCCCCTTTGTGTTCATCACCATCGCCTGCGGAGCCATTTCGGGTTTCCACGCGCTGGTGGCCTCAGGCACCACCCCCAAAATGATCAACAATGAAATGGACATTCGTCCCATTGGATATGGAGCCATGTTGATGGAAGGTTTGGTGGGTGTCACCGCATTAATCGCGGCCTCCGCGCTTCATCCTGGGGACTATTTCGCCATCAACGTACCCGTTTCGAAATTCGCAGAACTCGGAATGGATCCAGTTAATTTATCGGCTTTGGCCGCCGAAGTGGGAGAAGAGGTAGCCGGACGTACGGGTGGGGCGGTGTCCCTCGCGGTGGGAATGGCCCAGGTATTTTCCAGTTTGCCAGGCATGAAGAACCTGATGTCCTATTGGTATCACTTCGCGATCATGTTTGAGGCGCTTTTTATTCTGACCACTATTGATACGGGCACGCGTGTGGCCCGGTTTATCGCGCAGGAGTTTCTGGGGAAAATTTATAAACCTTTTGAACGAACGGATTGGCTTCCAGGAACCATACTCTCAAGCGCCTTGGTGGTGGGAGCTTGGTCCTATTTCATTTTAACCGGCAGCATTTCCACCATTTGGCCGATGTTTGGGATTGCGAATCAACTTCTCGCGGTGATCGCGCTTTGTGTGGCCACCACCGTTATCATCAACATGGGAAAAAGAAAATATGCCTGGACCACTCTATTCCCGATGATATTCATCGCCACCACGACACTAACCGCCGGTTGGCAAAGCCTGTTTCAAAATTTTTTACCGCTGGCCGCGCAACCAGGCAAGGCATTTGTGGGCTATACCAACGCCGTCCTCACCCTTATCATGATGAGCTGCGCAATCGTCATGATCCTTGTTTCAGCCCGCCACTGGACCCGGTCGAAAATAGGGTCTTCTGGCTTTCAGGTAAAATAA
- the malQ gene encoding 4-alpha-glucanotransferase: MKSKRQFLSNPLEKRSSGLLLHISSLPSPHGVGDLGKKAIEFLDFLQKADQTWWQMVPLGPTGASHSPYQAISAFAGNPLFIDLESLRNDGLLNHSDLEGFPLPKTGKTEYHQAWQFKKERLRKAFSTFEFQKKGEHDAFEKFCVSQAFWLDDFALFCALKGKHRGAAWTEWESPYRHRHSNSLKNAMRTLEFSVRYHQFLQYKFFTQWRKFKKASAERGVSLIGDVPIFVSHDSADVWAHQDLFWLDASGKPSSVAGCPPDYFSSTGQRWGNPLYRWEQMKATHYKWWIQRFNVLFELVDAARLDHFIGFYNYWRIPAQHRTAENGSWIKGPGEGFFKEVFKRCGRLPLIAEDLGAVTPEVSALRDKLKIPGMRVLQFAFDGNHSNPYLPHNHVVNSVVYTGTHDNDTTVGWFEKLKTDEKERVLNYLQTDGHEIHWKMITLGLSSVANLSVFPVQDLLGLESHARLNTPGTTYGNWTWRLDPRALTPHLAKRLAKLTRVYHRGRVQ, from the coding sequence GTGAAATCTAAACGACAATTTTTATCCAATCCTTTGGAAAAAAGATCCAGTGGTCTTCTTCTCCACATTTCTTCGTTGCCTAGCCCTCATGGCGTTGGGGATCTGGGAAAAAAAGCCATTGAGTTTCTTGATTTTCTTCAAAAGGCTGATCAAACCTGGTGGCAAATGGTTCCGTTGGGCCCGACAGGAGCTAGCCATTCCCCCTATCAAGCCATCTCCGCATTTGCCGGTAATCCTTTATTTATAGATCTCGAATCACTTCGAAATGATGGACTTCTGAATCATTCAGACCTGGAAGGTTTTCCTTTACCCAAAACCGGAAAAACAGAATACCACCAGGCATGGCAATTCAAAAAAGAACGTCTTCGAAAAGCCTTTTCCACATTTGAATTCCAAAAGAAAGGAGAACACGATGCTTTTGAGAAATTTTGTGTCTCTCAAGCCTTTTGGCTCGACGATTTTGCGCTCTTTTGCGCTCTAAAGGGAAAGCATCGGGGCGCGGCCTGGACGGAATGGGAGTCGCCCTATCGGCATCGCCACTCCAATTCACTCAAGAATGCAATGAGAACGCTGGAGTTCTCCGTTCGTTATCATCAATTCCTTCAATATAAATTTTTCACCCAGTGGAGAAAATTTAAAAAGGCCAGCGCAGAAAGGGGGGTGTCTTTAATCGGCGACGTCCCTATTTTTGTGTCCCATGACAGTGCCGACGTTTGGGCGCATCAGGATCTTTTTTGGCTGGACGCGTCGGGAAAACCTTCATCGGTGGCGGGCTGTCCTCCTGACTATTTCAGCTCGACTGGTCAACGTTGGGGAAATCCGCTTTATCGATGGGAACAAATGAAAGCGACGCATTACAAATGGTGGATTCAGCGGTTTAATGTGCTATTTGAATTGGTGGACGCGGCGCGATTGGACCACTTTATCGGCTTTTATAATTATTGGCGAATTCCAGCCCAACATCGAACGGCAGAAAACGGGAGTTGGATTAAAGGGCCAGGCGAAGGTTTTTTTAAAGAAGTGTTTAAACGGTGTGGTCGATTGCCGTTGATCGCTGAAGATTTGGGCGCTGTAACACCGGAAGTGAGCGCGTTACGGGATAAACTGAAAATTCCGGGCATGCGGGTCCTTCAGTTTGCGTTTGATGGGAATCATTCCAATCCCTATCTGCCGCACAACCATGTCGTTAATTCGGTGGTCTACACAGGAACCCATGACAATGACACAACGGTGGGATGGTTTGAAAAACTCAAAACTGATGAGAAAGAGCGTGTATTGAATTATCTCCAAACTGATGGCCATGAAATCCATTGGAAAATGATAACCCTCGGCCTCTCCTCGGTGGCCAACCTGTCTGTTTTCCCTGTTCAGGATCTTCTTGGATTGGAAAGCCATGCTCGATTGAACACGCCGGGGACCACCTATGGAAATTGGACTTGGAGGCTTGATCCCCGCGCGCTCACCCCGCATCTCGCCAAACGATTGGCGAAACTCACTCGAGTTTATCATCGAGGCCGAGTCCAATGA
- the glgE1 gene encoding Alpha-1,4-glucan:maltose-1-phosphate maltosyltransferase 1, protein MNLKNTHIHFENIVPSVDQGRYPAKGIVGETCVVAADVFRDGHETLKVFLLWRLGSRDPWNEVSMNDLGNDRWKAEFLPEQVGEYEYFIQAFSEYDGRRSSVERSGMIYRLVVDPPKARFGAWYEIFVRSQGNDPRKGGTFRDAEERLSDIKKMGFDVVYLAPIHPIGTTARKGPNNSLLAGPHDPGSPWAVGSEAGGHDALEPSLGSWQDFHQFIERAKKLEMDVALDFVPHCSPDHPWVKEHPEWFYHREDGSIKCHENPPHVYEDVFPLNFDAPNHEALYCALRDVFLFWCQKGIKIFRVDNPHTKPVTFWEWVIREVKDRFPDALFLAEAFTRPKMMKLLSKAGFSQSYTYFIWRTTKAELTDYLTELVSSEMSAYFRPNFFVTTPDILPRYLQEGGRNAFLSRLALAATLSPSYGIVNGTELIENQGLPGTEEYADSEKYQIRVRNWDQEGNIKHVISQLNRVRRENPSLHVLDSVMFLSTNHDQVLAYIKRTKDQRNILVCVVNLDPYQAHEAVVQIPLDKLGFIWEADFEVYELMTGDPIRFSKSISVSIDPHVLPFKIFQVKHS, encoded by the coding sequence ATGAATTTAAAAAATACACATATTCATTTTGAAAATATCGTTCCTTCTGTTGACCAGGGCCGCTATCCAGCCAAAGGGATTGTGGGTGAAACTTGTGTGGTGGCGGCCGATGTGTTTCGCGACGGCCATGAAACACTGAAAGTTTTTTTGTTGTGGCGTTTGGGGTCTCGCGATCCTTGGAATGAGGTGTCGATGAACGATTTGGGGAATGACCGGTGGAAAGCTGAATTTTTACCCGAACAGGTGGGGGAATATGAATATTTTATTCAGGCCTTTAGTGAATATGATGGGCGACGTTCATCTGTAGAAAGAAGTGGGATGATATATCGTTTGGTGGTGGATCCACCCAAAGCGCGCTTTGGCGCGTGGTATGAAATCTTTGTTCGTTCTCAAGGGAATGACCCTCGCAAAGGCGGCACTTTTCGTGACGCTGAAGAGCGCTTAAGCGACATTAAAAAAATGGGATTTGATGTTGTTTATTTGGCGCCCATTCATCCGATTGGAACCACTGCAAGGAAAGGTCCCAACAACAGTTTGTTGGCGGGTCCCCATGACCCGGGGTCTCCTTGGGCGGTGGGCTCTGAGGCAGGCGGACATGATGCGCTTGAACCCTCTTTGGGGTCCTGGCAGGATTTTCATCAGTTCATAGAGAGGGCAAAAAAACTAGAGATGGATGTCGCGCTGGATTTTGTTCCCCATTGCTCGCCCGATCATCCGTGGGTGAAGGAACATCCGGAATGGTTCTATCATCGGGAGGACGGAAGCATCAAGTGCCACGAGAATCCACCCCATGTATATGAAGACGTGTTCCCTCTCAACTTTGATGCGCCTAATCACGAAGCCCTTTACTGCGCCTTGCGGGACGTGTTCTTGTTTTGGTGTCAGAAAGGAATCAAAATTTTCCGAGTGGACAACCCTCACACAAAACCTGTGACTTTTTGGGAATGGGTGATTCGAGAAGTTAAAGACCGGTTCCCAGACGCTTTATTTTTGGCCGAAGCTTTCACTCGGCCCAAAATGATGAAACTTCTTTCCAAGGCGGGTTTTTCACAGTCCTATACCTATTTCATATGGCGAACCACCAAGGCGGAATTGACTGATTATCTAACCGAATTGGTTTCTTCAGAAATGTCCGCTTATTTCCGTCCCAACTTTTTTGTGACCACACCCGACATTTTGCCTCGGTATCTCCAAGAGGGCGGAAGGAATGCGTTTTTAAGCCGTTTGGCCCTGGCGGCAACATTGTCTCCCAGCTATGGTATTGTCAATGGGACTGAATTGATCGAAAATCAAGGTCTACCAGGAACGGAAGAATATGCTGATTCCGAAAAATACCAGATTCGGGTTAGAAACTGGGATCAAGAAGGAAATATTAAACATGTGATCAGCCAACTGAATCGTGTGCGGCGTGAAAATCCTTCTTTACACGTCTTGGATTCAGTGATGTTTTTGTCCACCAATCATGATCAAGTGCTCGCCTATATTAAAAGGACGAAGGACCAGAGAAACATCCTTGTGTGTGTGGTAAATTTGGATCCCTATCAGGCTCACGAGGCGGTGGTGCAAATTCCACTGGATAAATTGGGTTTCATATGGGAAGCTGATTTTGAGGTTTATGAACTTATGACTGGAGATCCCATCCGATTTTCCAAATCCATTTCAGTTTCAATTGATCCCCATGTTCTGCCGTTTAAAATTTTCCAGGTGAAACATTCATGA